One Desulforhopalus sp. DNA segment encodes these proteins:
- the lpdA gene encoding dihydrolipoyl dehydrogenase, producing the protein MSEEKVYDVLVLGGGPGGYTAAFRAADLGLAVCLVENEPVLGGTCLHVGCIPSKTLLHAAAAIEEACQASEYGIDFPRPQIDLGRLLAKKNAVIQQLAAGLDGLCKARKITRLNGYGCFTSRSSLVVTGAEGKQEEVQFRNAIIATGSRPFVLPDIPADPRIWDSTAALHLKSVPERLLIIGGGIIGLEMAQIYSALGAKITIVEMLDQIIPPADKDLVQPLFLKLKKHYSIFTKTKVTKILLAADCIEAQFAGTNVPEGGQFDAVLIAVGRRPNTAGMGLVEIGLQLNERGFLQVDERQVTNIPHFYGVGDVVGEPMLAHKASHEGKLAAEIIAGYKAELSSSSAQTKLMHLRYELAINPGAIPSVAYTNPEIAWVGLTEKEAKAKNIEFDKGKFLWGASGRALSVGAQMGVTKALFDKANGRILGAGICGMNAGELIHEAVLALAMGATARDIGRTVHAHPTLAETFAFAAEIVDGSITDALPPKQR; encoded by the coding sequence ATGAGCGAAGAAAAAGTATACGATGTCTTGGTGCTGGGCGGGGGCCCTGGTGGGTATACCGCCGCCTTTCGTGCTGCTGATCTTGGCCTGGCCGTTTGTCTTGTGGAAAATGAGCCGGTTCTTGGCGGGACCTGTCTGCATGTCGGCTGCATTCCCTCGAAGACACTTCTCCACGCTGCGGCAGCCATCGAAGAGGCATGTCAGGCGAGCGAGTACGGTATAGATTTCCCAAGGCCGCAGATAGATTTAGGGCGGTTGCTAGCAAAGAAAAATGCGGTGATCCAGCAGTTGGCCGCAGGTCTTGACGGCCTCTGCAAAGCACGAAAGATCACCCGCCTGAACGGTTATGGCTGCTTTACAAGCCGGTCCTCTCTGGTCGTTACCGGGGCCGAAGGCAAGCAGGAGGAGGTGCAGTTTCGCAATGCCATTATCGCCACTGGCTCCCGTCCTTTCGTCCTGCCGGATATCCCTGCCGATCCGCGCATCTGGGATTCGACGGCGGCCCTGCATCTCAAGAGCGTGCCGGAACGGCTGCTGATCATCGGCGGCGGCATCATTGGTCTCGAGATGGCGCAAATCTACAGTGCCCTGGGCGCGAAGATCACCATCGTCGAAATGCTTGACCAGATTATCCCTCCCGCCGACAAGGACCTTGTCCAGCCGCTTTTTCTGAAATTGAAAAAGCACTACAGCATTTTCACCAAGACCAAGGTGACAAAGATTCTTCTCGCCGCCGACTGCATCGAAGCGCAATTCGCAGGAACAAATGTCCCGGAGGGCGGCCAGTTCGACGCAGTACTCATCGCAGTCGGCAGGCGTCCGAATACTGCCGGCATGGGACTTGTCGAGATCGGCCTGCAACTGAACGAACGTGGCTTTCTTCAGGTAGACGAACGCCAGGTAACAAATATCCCTCATTTCTATGGTGTCGGCGATGTCGTCGGTGAACCGATGCTCGCCCACAAGGCGTCCCATGAGGGCAAATTGGCCGCCGAGATAATTGCCGGGTATAAAGCTGAGTTGAGCAGCTCGTCTGCTCAGACGAAACTTATGCACTTGCGGTATGAGCTTGCCATCAACCCAGGTGCCATCCCCTCCGTCGCCTACACCAACCCGGAGATTGCCTGGGTTGGACTGACGGAGAAGGAGGCCAAGGCGAAAAATATCGAATTCGATAAAGGCAAATTCCTCTGGGGTGCCAGTGGCCGGGCCCTCAGCGTCGGCGCCCAGATGGGGGTGACCAAGGCCCTGTTCGATAAAGCAAATGGCCGGATCCTCGGCGCCGGAATCTGCGGCATGAATGCCGGTGAGCTGATCCATGAAGCGGTGCTGGCCCTGGCAATGGGCGCCACCGCCCGGGATATCGGCCGCACCGTCCATGCCCATCCGACCCTTGCCGAAACCTTTGCCTTTGCCGCCGAGATTGTCGATGGTTCAATTACCGATGCCCTGCCGCCTAAACAAAGATAG
- a CDS encoding ATP-dependent helicase, translating into MNLTEEQLRIVGHGGGHARVSAVAGSGKTTTMVERIGHLLRHGTPAGEILVLMFNKSARDGFAEAMTKNLGGLNCPLPEVRTFHSLGLRLVNSFTKRGALPAYRLVTDEYLLERLARQVVTELYKEEFEGWPSGEEVEEFLTFLDRVKGTVLDVGQVLAGLGLPARYGYFVQAFELFEKVRREQKIRFYADLIYEPLLAMRADPHLAAWVADRVEHIIVDEYQDINEAQQQLLKILAGKRAKVMVVGDVDQCIYEWRGAQPEYITTRFQLDFVNPANYLLSYTFRYGHALSLAANHLIANNRKRDRKFCISHGGTPCTAITCLEEADKFAGTTSARPGHPVLTILGEWSGQGRSLAEAVVLVRLFAQSVPVELALLEAGIPYRLEGNNQVFDCPEILALTGYLQLVSGTLGAEDLPNRVRILHAMLSQPHMGVKREELEGLAQAIAEDPTAAPETLLAWSDRDLPPFLKKRFVETAENWRQLAKMPHSGSAAGLLKTIVDKLKLYDFYDTFSARSATAENRVKTCQAFIDFAAGQQLSVVELLAKIAGLREAGQSGAAGSLLITSVHRAKGLEWPLVVLPGLEEGSFPFYREQGATVELEDERRLFYVAMTRVIERVVCIHPTDAAFKRSMAKGSARYPGPPACTSRFLYEANPGLSADLGQVLHGLVAAEKVSLAGDIDIAEEYFKAVGREPELLALRRGDTVSAEPVDRGAGKVLQIGDIAEGLRVWHGFFGAGTVTEIMDRKQGRLKVEFEDHGKTILLAAYARLQSL; encoded by the coding sequence ATGAATCTTACCGAAGAACAACTGCGCATTGTAGGTCATGGCGGCGGTCACGCCAGGGTCAGTGCCGTAGCCGGTTCCGGCAAGACCACGACGATGGTCGAGCGGATCGGCCATCTGCTCCGCCATGGCACACCGGCCGGTGAGATCCTGGTGCTGATGTTCAATAAATCGGCGCGGGACGGCTTTGCCGAGGCAATGACCAAAAATCTCGGCGGCCTTAATTGCCCTTTACCGGAGGTGCGCACCTTCCACTCCCTTGGCCTGCGGCTGGTCAACAGCTTTACCAAGCGCGGCGCCCTGCCGGCCTATCGCCTGGTCACCGACGAATACCTCCTTGAACGCTTGGCCCGGCAGGTGGTGACTGAGTTGTACAAGGAGGAGTTTGAGGGGTGGCCTTCCGGGGAGGAGGTCGAAGAGTTTCTCACCTTTCTTGACCGGGTGAAGGGAACGGTGCTTGATGTCGGGCAGGTCTTGGCGGGCCTCGGTTTGCCTGCTCGCTACGGCTATTTCGTCCAGGCCTTTGAGCTCTTTGAAAAGGTGCGGCGCGAACAAAAGATCAGATTCTATGCCGACCTCATCTACGAACCGCTCCTGGCAATGCGCGCTGACCCGCATCTCGCCGCCTGGGTTGCCGACCGGGTCGAGCATATCATCGTCGATGAATACCAGGACATCAACGAGGCCCAGCAGCAGCTTTTGAAGATCCTCGCCGGCAAGCGGGCGAAGGTGATGGTCGTCGGCGACGTCGATCAGTGCATCTATGAATGGCGGGGCGCCCAGCCGGAATATATTACCACCAGGTTCCAGCTGGATTTCGTCAACCCTGCCAACTATCTGCTTTCCTATACCTTTCGCTACGGCCACGCCCTGTCCCTTGCCGCCAACCACCTCATTGCCAATAACCGTAAGCGCGACCGGAAATTTTGCATCTCCCACGGGGGGACACCCTGTACCGCGATCACCTGCCTTGAAGAGGCGGACAAGTTTGCCGGCACAACCTCGGCAAGGCCTGGCCATCCGGTGCTGACCATCCTTGGCGAGTGGTCGGGGCAGGGACGGTCCCTTGCCGAGGCTGTAGTGCTCGTCCGGCTCTTTGCCCAAAGTGTGCCGGTCGAACTGGCCCTTCTTGAAGCGGGCATACCGTATCGTCTTGAGGGCAACAACCAGGTGTTCGATTGTCCGGAGATTCTGGCACTGACCGGATATCTCCAGCTGGTCTCCGGAACCCTTGGTGCCGAGGATTTGCCAAACCGGGTCCGCATCCTGCATGCCATGCTTTCCCAGCCGCATATGGGCGTCAAACGCGAGGAACTGGAGGGGCTTGCCCAGGCTATTGCCGAGGATCCGACCGCCGCCCCCGAGACCTTGCTTGCCTGGAGTGACCGGGATCTGCCACCCTTTCTCAAGAAACGCTTTGTTGAAACCGCCGAAAACTGGCGCCAACTGGCGAAGATGCCGCACTCCGGATCGGCTGCCGGGTTGCTGAAGACCATCGTCGATAAACTGAAGCTTTACGATTTTTATGATACCTTTTCGGCGCGTAGTGCGACCGCTGAAAACCGGGTGAAAACCTGCCAGGCATTTATCGATTTTGCCGCCGGCCAGCAATTGTCGGTGGTGGAGCTGTTGGCAAAAATTGCCGGACTGCGCGAGGCCGGACAGAGCGGGGCGGCGGGCAGTTTGCTGATCACCTCCGTCCACCGGGCAAAAGGCTTGGAATGGCCCCTGGTGGTCCTTCCCGGCCTGGAGGAAGGCTCCTTCCCCTTTTACCGCGAGCAGGGCGCGACGGTGGAGCTGGAAGACGAGCGCCGGCTGTTTTACGTGGCGATGACTAGGGTCATTGAGAGGGTGGTCTGTATTCATCCGACCGATGCCGCTTTCAAGCGCAGCATGGCAAAAGGCAGCGCCAGGTATCCCGGTCCACCGGCCTGCACCAGCCGTTTTCTGTATGAGGCGAATCCGGGACTTTCCGCGGATCTTGGCCAGGTGTTGCATGGTCTGGTGGCGGCAGAGAAGGTCTCCCTTGCCGGCGATATCGATATAGCCGAAGAATACTTTAAGGCGGTGGGGCGTGAGCCGGAACTTCTGGCCTTGCGCAGAGGAGATACCGTTTCAGCCGAGCCAGTGGACCGGGGCGCAGGCAAGGTTCTTCAGATTGGTGATATAGCCGA